The Pseudomonas sp. DG56-2 genome contains a region encoding:
- a CDS encoding TonB-dependent siderophore receptor yields the protein MSSASSQPPHLPRTRLALALRGVLFTSTTAMTLFIPPAYAEQAQVHRYDLPAGTLEQSLNAFAQTAGINLPFNPGMVQGKRAPALRGEYAVAQGLEILLNGSGLAASRTAAGNWMLYQLMDAGAALELDTTMISGQGMGQATENSGSYTTGLVSAGSKTPTSLKNTPQSVSVVSQQLIEDLRMVDLSDALKRAPGITVKNSNYRLPQFLSRGFPIDNIQIDGASPMDIGSGIGTFYANKTYDMAEFDHIEILRGASGLFGGTGDPGGIINAVRKRPLDYNQLKINTSAGSWDNYRSEIDVTGPIAFDGRLRGRVVTAYTDRQYFYDNRSTDKPFIYAVLEADLTDSARVTVGGRYERIHENGTGDGLPRYSTGKDLKLGRSTWYTPNWAYSDNASQEWFVKYDQDLGETWKLNVSFTNTYDKTEAKSAFLWGAPDPETMQGATWGGSFIKSWSEQSLFDANVSGTFSAFGREHELLVGADAQKVTSRWRATGGMTDIIPIDVYNPNATPLGPDAIGDDLTRDYSPNTRKQYGLYSTLRLQLTDPLQLIVGARAQRYKYEQKYQTVNAKTGAWEAQPGIDYREPTKMVPFGGLVYALDEQWSAYASYSEIFKPQAQRREGPVTSGKTVEPMVGKTYETGLKGELFNSSLNVSAALFYTQREHEAVLDPAHTGQSVLYGGSCCYLPQGEVVSKGVDLEASGELLPGLMVMGGYTYTNTRNRETSKAFSSVTPKHLAKLWAVYTLPDRMSQWKVGGGVTAQSANFVSGESYRLDSKGNPYSTTPFDFSQGGYAVWDTMVEYQLDEHWTVALNGNNLFDRKYFETVNTAEYGNYYGAPRNYMLTLRGQF from the coding sequence ATGTCATCTGCTTCCTCCCAACCACCCCATTTGCCTCGAACCCGTCTTGCGCTCGCGCTGCGCGGGGTGCTGTTCACCAGCACCACAGCCATGACCCTGTTCATTCCGCCAGCCTATGCCGAGCAGGCCCAAGTACATCGCTACGATCTGCCGGCCGGTACGCTTGAACAGTCGCTCAACGCCTTTGCCCAGACTGCAGGGATAAATTTGCCGTTCAATCCCGGGATGGTCCAGGGCAAGCGCGCGCCTGCGCTGCGAGGTGAGTACGCGGTTGCGCAAGGTCTTGAGATTCTGCTCAATGGTTCTGGTCTTGCCGCTAGCCGCACTGCTGCTGGCAATTGGATGCTGTATCAGTTGATGGATGCCGGCGCTGCGCTGGAACTCGATACCACCATGATCAGCGGGCAGGGGATGGGCCAGGCAACCGAGAACTCGGGTTCATACACGACGGGTTTGGTCAGCGCCGGTTCGAAGACGCCGACAAGCTTGAAAAATACGCCGCAGAGTGTGTCGGTGGTCAGCCAACAGTTAATCGAAGATTTGCGCATGGTTGATCTGAGCGATGCCCTTAAGCGCGCGCCTGGCATCACGGTGAAAAATTCGAATTACCGATTGCCGCAGTTTTTATCGCGCGGTTTCCCCATCGACAACATTCAGATCGATGGCGCCTCGCCCATGGACATCGGTTCGGGTATCGGCACGTTCTACGCCAATAAAACCTACGATATGGCCGAGTTCGACCACATAGAGATTTTGCGTGGGGCATCTGGGCTGTTTGGTGGAACCGGCGATCCCGGTGGCATCATCAACGCTGTGCGAAAGCGCCCGTTGGATTACAACCAACTGAAAATAAACACCTCCGCCGGCTCCTGGGACAACTACCGCAGCGAAATCGATGTCACCGGTCCAATCGCTTTCGATGGTCGCCTGCGTGGGCGTGTGGTGACGGCTTACACCGACCGCCAGTACTTTTATGACAACCGCAGCACCGACAAGCCATTTATTTACGCGGTACTCGAAGCTGACCTTACCGATAGCGCCCGGGTGACCGTCGGCGGGCGTTATGAGCGGATCCATGAAAACGGTACCGGAGACGGTCTGCCACGCTACAGCACCGGCAAGGATCTCAAACTAGGGCGGAGCACGTGGTACACCCCGAACTGGGCGTACAGCGATAACGCTTCGCAGGAGTGGTTCGTCAAGTACGATCAGGACTTGGGCGAGACGTGGAAGCTTAACGTCAGTTTCACCAATACCTATGACAAGACCGAGGCCAAAAGCGCGTTTCTTTGGGGGGCGCCGGATCCAGAGACGATGCAAGGCGCCACGTGGGGTGGCAGCTTCATCAAGTCGTGGAGCGAGCAGTCGCTGTTCGATGCAAACGTTTCCGGCACGTTCTCGGCCTTCGGTCGTGAGCATGAGTTGTTGGTTGGTGCCGATGCGCAAAAGGTCACAAGTCGCTGGCGTGCGACTGGGGGCATGACCGATATCATTCCCATAGATGTCTACAATCCGAATGCCACGCCGCTGGGCCCCGATGCAATTGGCGATGACTTGACCCGTGACTACAGCCCGAACACCCGCAAGCAGTACGGGTTGTACTCGACGCTGCGCCTGCAGCTGACTGACCCGCTGCAACTAATCGTTGGTGCCCGCGCTCAGCGCTACAAATATGAGCAGAAGTACCAGACGGTAAACGCCAAAACTGGCGCGTGGGAGGCCCAACCTGGAATCGACTATCGCGAGCCCACCAAGATGGTACCGTTCGGCGGGCTGGTCTACGCCCTGGATGAGCAGTGGTCGGCATATGCAAGCTACTCGGAGATATTCAAACCCCAGGCTCAGCGTCGCGAGGGGCCTGTCACGTCCGGCAAGACAGTAGAACCCATGGTGGGTAAAACCTATGAAACGGGCTTGAAAGGTGAGTTGTTCAACAGTTCTCTGAACGTATCTGCAGCGCTGTTTTACACCCAGCGCGAGCACGAGGCGGTATTGGACCCAGCTCACACAGGGCAGTCGGTACTATACGGTGGCAGTTGCTGTTATTTGCCGCAAGGGGAGGTGGTCAGCAAGGGTGTCGACCTGGAGGCCAGCGGTGAACTGCTACCCGGTCTGATGGTAATGGGCGGCTATACCTACACCAATACACGAAACCGAGAGACCAGCAAGGCGTTCAGCAGTGTGACGCCTAAACATCTGGCCAAGCTCTGGGCGGTCTATACCTTGCCTGACAGGATGTCCCAGTGGAAAGTCGGGGGAGGTGTAACAGCGCAAAGCGCCAATTTTGTCAGTGGTGAATCCTACCGCCTGGACAGCAAGGGCAATCCCTACAGTACAACCCCATTCGACTTCAGCCAGGGCGGCTACGCCGTATGGGACACGATGGTGGAATACCAGTTGGATGAACACTGGACCGTCGCGCTCAATGGCAACAACCTGTTCGATCGCAAATACTTCGAGACCGTCAACACGGCGGAGTACGGTAACTACTATGGAGCGCCGCGCAACTACATGCTGACGTTGCGTGGCCAATTTTGA